In one Babylonia areolata isolate BAREFJ2019XMU chromosome 12, ASM4173473v1, whole genome shotgun sequence genomic region, the following are encoded:
- the LOC143288611 gene encoding ultra-long-chain fatty acid omega-hydroxylase-like has protein sequence MVAVLGAVISVAVVVALSFIVIKFVMAVRDFRKLCYAFRQFPHKKGNFIWGNLFEYPGPDDRGLKFQRDMTTEFPRVLTAWMGPSFPMLIVNHPETVRIILRTSEPKAHRIYHLLEPWIGDGLLLSKGQKWGRNRRLLTPAFHFDILKPYLAIKNKAADILLEKFQGCHDRGEYFEVFNDISMFTLDVILKCAFSYDTDCQRLGYQHPYVKAVFALSEMAVKRFFQPWFHSDWLYFLTPTGRRFLKCCRQVHAVAEEVIQKRKEALAKGSQPAAEEQSRRRRCLDFLDILLTARDENNEGLRPDEIRAEVDTFLFEGHDTTASAIAWAMYSLAEHPDIQTRCQREVDELLDGRETDDVLWEDFNRMPYLTMCLKEAMRLHTPVPFIQRQLTQDTLIDGHTAPAGTIVNIVIYNIHHNPVVWEESMEYRPERFTEENCNARNPYAFIPFSAGPRNCIGQTFAMHEIKLVMAKMLRRYTLELDPNHKVEKFESVVMKTKTGIRMKATPRQPAGQKY, from the exons ATGGTGGCTGTACTAGGCGCAGTGATAtcggtggctgtggtggtggcacTGTCATTCATAGTCATCAAGTTTGTGATGGCAGTGCGAGATTTCCGTAAACTCTGCTACGCCTTCAGACAGTTTCCGCATAAGAAAGGGAATTTCATTTGGGGTAATCTGTTTGAA tacCCAGGACCGGACGACAGAGGCCTGAAGTTCCAGAGGGATATGACGACCGAGTTTCCCCGAGTGCTGACAGCATGGATGGGTCCCTCCTTCCCCATGCTCATTGTCAATCACCCTGAGACTGTCAGAATCATCCTCAGGACTTCAG AGCCTAAAGCTCACAGGATCTACCATCTGTTGGAGCCATGGATTGGGGATGGACTGCTGTTGAGCAAAGGGCAGAAATGGGGCCGCAATCGTCGTCTGCTAACGCCGGCTTTCCACTTCGACATCCTGAAACCATACCTGGCGATCAAGAACAAAGCGGCTGACATTCTGTTG GAGAAATTTCAAGGCTGCCATGATCGAGGCGAATACTTCGAGGTGTTCAATGACATCAGCATGTTCACACTGGATGTGATCTTGAAGTGCGCTTTTTCTTACGACACAGATTGTCAGAGGCTAGG GTATCAACATCCATATGTGAAAGCTGTGTTTGCTTTGTCGGAAATGGCTGTCAAGCGATTTTT TCAGCCGTGGTTCCACTCAGACTGGCTGTACTTCCTGACGCCCACCGGCCGCCGCTTCCTCAAATGCTGCCGTCAGGTGCATGCAGTGGCTGAGGAGGTCATTCAGAAACGGAAAGAAGCTCTG GCCAAGGGTTCGCAGCCAGCAGCCGAAGAGCAGAGTCGAAGGCGCCGCTGTTTGGATTTTCTGGACATCCTGCTGACGGCCAGAGATGAGAACAACGAAGGACTTCGCCCGGACGAGATTCGGGCGGAGGTGGACACGTTTCTGTTTGAGG GCCATGACACGACAGCCAGCGCCATCGCATGGGCGATGTACTCTCTGGCCGAGCACCCAGACATCCAGACCCGATGCCAGAGAGAAGTGGACGAGCTGCTTGATGGGAGAGAGACTGACGACGTCCTGTG GGAGGACTTCAACAGAATGCCCTACCTGACCATGTGCCTGAAGGAGGCCATGCGGCTGCACACCCCCGTGCCCTTCATCCAGCGCCAGCTGACCCAGGACACCCTCATTGACGGCCACACCGCCCCTGCCGGCACCATCGTCAACATCGTCATTTACAACATCCACCACAACCCTGTTGTCTGGGAGGAGAGCATG gagTATCGTCCGGAGCGGTTCACTGAAGAGAACTGCAATGCTCGGAATCCGTACGCCTTCATTCCTTTCTCTGCTGGTCCTAG AAACTGCATCGGACAGACATTTGCCATGCATGAGATCAAGCTGGTTATGGCGAAGATGCTGCGCAG GTATACCCTGGAGCTGGACCCCAATCACAAGGTGGAGAAGTTTGAGTCCGTGGTCATGAAGACCAAGACCGGCATCCGCATGAAGGCCACACCCCGACAGCCCGCCGGCCAGAAATATTGA